A portion of the Mesobacillus boroniphilus genome contains these proteins:
- the glpK gene encoding glycerol kinase GlpK produces the protein MEKYILSLDQGTTSSRAILFDKAGKVVHVSQKEFTQHFPKPGWVEHNANEIWGSVLAVIAGVLSESNVKPEQIAGIGITNQRETTVVWDKETGLPVYNAIVWQSRQTSGICNELKEQGYNDLFRNKTGLLIDAYFSGTKVKWILDNVEGARQKAEEGKLLFGTIDTWLIWKLSGGSAHVTDYSNASRTLMFNIYDLKWDEELLEILGVPASMLPEVKPSSEVYANTVTHHFFGHEIPIAGAAGDQQSALFGQACFEEGMAKNTYGTGCFMLMNTGEKAVKSEHGLLTTLAWGLNGKVEYALEGSIFVAGSAIQWLRDGLRMLKNAKDSEDYAKKVESTDGVYVVPAFVGLGTPYWDSDVRGAIFGLTRGTSKEHFVRATLESLAYQTKDVLSAMEADSAIELKTLRVDGGAVMNNFLMDFQSDLLNVPVERPVVNETTALGAAYLAGLAVGYWESQEEIASQWAIDRSFEPKMSDEDRDQLYGGWKKAVHATMAFK, from the coding sequence ATGGAAAAGTACATTCTATCTTTAGACCAGGGAACGACAAGCTCCAGGGCGATTCTTTTCGACAAAGCAGGGAAGGTCGTCCATGTTTCGCAGAAGGAGTTCACGCAGCATTTTCCGAAGCCAGGATGGGTAGAGCATAATGCGAATGAAATCTGGGGTTCAGTGCTGGCTGTCATTGCAGGAGTTTTATCAGAATCCAATGTTAAGCCAGAGCAGATAGCGGGAATAGGGATTACGAACCAGCGTGAAACGACAGTTGTATGGGATAAGGAAACAGGGCTTCCAGTTTATAACGCGATTGTTTGGCAATCACGGCAAACAAGCGGAATTTGTAATGAACTGAAGGAACAGGGCTACAATGACCTTTTCCGTAATAAAACCGGATTGCTTATCGATGCTTATTTTTCAGGAACGAAAGTCAAATGGATCCTTGACAATGTAGAGGGCGCAAGACAAAAAGCAGAGGAAGGCAAGCTGTTATTCGGAACGATTGACACTTGGCTCATCTGGAAGCTTTCTGGCGGAAGTGCCCATGTTACGGACTATAGCAATGCTTCGCGTACACTTATGTTCAATATATATGACCTGAAGTGGGATGAGGAGCTCCTTGAAATTCTTGGAGTACCGGCTTCCATGCTTCCGGAGGTTAAGCCGTCTTCAGAGGTTTATGCAAATACTGTTACACACCATTTCTTCGGCCATGAGATTCCGATTGCTGGTGCCGCGGGTGACCAGCAATCGGCATTGTTCGGCCAGGCATGCTTCGAGGAAGGTATGGCGAAGAACACGTATGGCACAGGCTGCTTCATGCTGATGAATACCGGTGAAAAAGCGGTAAAATCAGAGCATGGATTATTGACAACTCTTGCCTGGGGGCTGAATGGCAAGGTTGAGTATGCTCTTGAGGGAAGCATTTTCGTTGCCGGATCGGCTATCCAATGGCTGCGCGACGGCTTGAGGATGCTGAAGAATGCGAAGGACAGCGAAGATTACGCAAAAAAGGTTGAATCAACTGATGGCGTCTATGTTGTTCCTGCGTTCGTCGGCCTAGGAACACCATATTGGGACAGCGACGTCAGAGGTGCGATTTTCGGTCTTACACGCGGAACGAGCAAAGAGCATTTTGTCCGTGCAACTCTTGAGTCACTTGCGTATCAGACGAAGGATGTTCTGTCAGCGATGGAAGCTGATTCAGCAATCGAGCTGAAGACCCTTCGCGTTGACGGCGGTGCAGTCATGAACAACTTCTTGATGGACTTCCAGAGTGACCTTCTGAATGTGCCGGTAGAAAGACCGGTAGTAAACGAAACAACTGCTTTGGGTGCAGCCTATCTTGCAGGCCTTGCAGTTGGCTATTGGGAAAGTCAGGAGGAAATCGCATCACAGTGGGCAATCGATCGATCGTTTGAACCGAAGATGTCCGATGAAGACCGAGACCAGCTTTACGGCGGCTGGAAAAAAGCTGTTCATGCAACGATGGCATTTAAATAA
- a CDS encoding BglG family transcription antiterminator, which translates to MSLNARKVGILNMLMQTESYVSAGSVIAEWKIAESTVYRDITGINDWLERQKLQPVKHARTNGFYLDACEKVFIKEKLGRLNLDSEYHRSPRERQAWIGVLFLTREEPVFLDDLMEKLAVSRSTILRDLESLKSRLADHRLELKLGREEGYHIIGTEHDKRRSLVHFLARIHPEKDSHWLNPNPEILTDQNWSNELFASSEAAAIYHILFESEKILKIHYPDDMIEILSIHLLFLLKRYRQGKIMAMDPMEKVILKPSAEYQAAQYIGEQIAEKFNLTIPDDELCYISVCLMEAKNEVYCPNNAGENELLILKKLIEKMVKDFEDDFQLAFRNKEVLEQSLYFHLKSAYYRIIYRLEFENPLAATIISHYSDLFEETKKVIHHLEQAIGKEISNDEVALIAMHFGGWIEKPGLENDDGA; encoded by the coding sequence ATGTCATTAAATGCTCGGAAAGTAGGAATTCTGAACATGCTCATGCAGACGGAATCCTACGTCTCCGCAGGAAGCGTCATAGCTGAATGGAAGATTGCAGAAAGTACTGTTTATCGTGACATTACAGGAATTAATGATTGGCTGGAGAGGCAGAAGCTGCAGCCTGTTAAGCATGCGCGGACGAATGGTTTTTATTTGGATGCTTGCGAAAAAGTTTTTATTAAAGAAAAGCTAGGTCGTCTGAACCTGGATAGTGAATACCACCGTTCACCTCGGGAACGACAAGCTTGGATCGGAGTTTTATTTTTGACGAGGGAGGAGCCTGTTTTCCTGGATGATTTAATGGAAAAGCTGGCTGTCAGCAGGAGTACGATCTTACGGGATCTGGAGAGTTTGAAATCCAGACTGGCTGACCATCGTTTGGAACTTAAACTGGGGAGAGAGGAAGGATATCATATTATCGGAACGGAACATGACAAACGCAGGAGTCTTGTCCATTTCCTTGCCAGAATTCACCCGGAAAAGGATAGTCATTGGCTGAATCCAAACCCGGAAATCCTGACTGACCAGAATTGGTCCAATGAATTATTCGCTTCATCAGAAGCCGCCGCTATTTATCACATTCTCTTTGAATCGGAAAAAATCCTCAAAATTCATTATCCAGATGATATGATCGAAATCCTGAGCATTCATTTATTATTTTTATTGAAGAGATATCGTCAAGGTAAAATAATGGCTATGGATCCAATGGAAAAAGTCATTTTGAAGCCGTCTGCTGAATATCAGGCTGCTCAATATATTGGAGAGCAGATTGCGGAAAAGTTTAATCTGACAATACCCGATGATGAACTCTGTTATATATCGGTATGTTTGATGGAGGCAAAGAATGAGGTTTACTGTCCGAACAATGCAGGAGAAAATGAACTGTTGATTCTAAAGAAGTTGATCGAAAAGATGGTCAAAGATTTCGAGGATGATTTCCAACTGGCCTTCCGGAACAAAGAGGTGCTTGAACAAAGCCTGTATTTTCACTTGAAGTCAGCCTATTACCGGATCATTTATAGGCTCGAATTCGAAAATCCGCTTGCTGCCACCATCATCAGCCATTACTCTGATCTTTTCGAAGAGACGAAAAAGGTCATCCATCACCTTGAACAAGCCATTGGTAAAGAAATATCAAATGATGAAGTCGCACTTATTGCCATGCACTTCGGCGGCTGGATTGAAAAACCGGGACTTGAAAATGATGATGGTGCCTGA
- a CDS encoding N-acetylmuramoyl-L-alanine amidase produces MKEGNEDLKFRVVLLSLMVFFVIGLGMGSNSADAATTGWNYTSGNWYYYQNDVPVKGWVYDGKNWYYMNSSGVMQTGWIYWKYDWYYLDKSGAMKTGWLKWSNNWYYLKSSGAMQTGWLNDNGTHYYLQSDGAMKTGWMQLGTDTYFFKSSGAKSIGITQISGWYYYFNNSGVLQKNKWLNLDSKTYYLTSDGRAAAGPYDILGKRYLFNEEGVLVKGLSDINGITYYTNQDGMIQSGWQTIDGRRYYFNSNGAMQVGWFTELGNTYYLGSTGIMTTGIAKIGTQSYYFNSSGILFKNGFFTENEKRYYANDKGELNYSWLTLNGHKYHFGSDFIMDTGWVYEGKWYFFNGQGEMQTGWLSSGGKWYYLDSSGAMQTGWVFLGGKWYYLDKSGAMLTGWYQDGGKWYYSNTSGVMQTGWITDAAGKEWYLEPSGVWIPVSRELEGKKIVLDPGHGGRDSGAVSGIIYEKNIVLSVGLKLKDELRKHGAKVHMTRSTDVYLTLGERVVYSNSILPDAFVSIHVNSSVYSQPAGMETYYNPNGYYPTASKTLATSIQTEMIKATGAANRGVKTAEFAVLRGNKAPAVLVEIGFISNAAERDKLITSSYQTSVVNGMYKGLSGFLSK; encoded by the coding sequence ATGAAAGAAGGGAACGAAGATTTGAAGTTTAGAGTTGTCCTGCTGTCTTTGATGGTTTTTTTTGTGATCGGTCTTGGGATGGGTTCAAACTCTGCTGACGCAGCTACTACAGGCTGGAACTATACAAGCGGGAATTGGTATTACTATCAAAACGATGTCCCTGTAAAAGGGTGGGTTTACGATGGAAAGAACTGGTATTACATGAATAGCTCAGGCGTGATGCAAACCGGATGGATTTACTGGAAATATGATTGGTATTACTTAGATAAAAGCGGTGCAATGAAGACTGGGTGGCTCAAGTGGTCGAACAATTGGTATTACCTGAAATCCAGCGGTGCGATGCAAACTGGATGGCTTAATGACAATGGCACCCATTATTATCTGCAATCGGATGGCGCAATGAAAACCGGATGGATGCAGCTGGGGACGGATACTTATTTTTTCAAAAGCAGTGGAGCAAAGAGCATTGGAATTACGCAGATTAGCGGATGGTATTACTATTTCAATAACAGCGGAGTGCTCCAAAAAAATAAGTGGCTGAACCTTGACTCAAAAACCTACTATCTAACCAGTGATGGAAGGGCTGCTGCCGGCCCTTATGACATCCTCGGAAAGAGGTATCTTTTTAATGAAGAGGGAGTTCTTGTAAAAGGATTATCTGACATCAACGGTATCACGTACTACACAAACCAGGATGGTATGATCCAAAGTGGTTGGCAGACAATCGATGGACGCAGATATTATTTTAACAGCAACGGGGCCATGCAGGTCGGCTGGTTCACTGAGCTAGGAAATACCTATTACCTTGGAAGCACAGGCATTATGACTACCGGAATTGCAAAAATAGGAACGCAGTCCTATTACTTCAATTCCAGCGGGATACTTTTTAAAAATGGCTTTTTTACCGAAAACGAAAAAAGATACTATGCGAATGATAAAGGTGAGCTGAATTACAGCTGGCTGACCCTTAATGGCCATAAGTACCATTTTGGTTCTGATTTTATCATGGACACCGGATGGGTCTATGAAGGAAAGTGGTATTTCTTCAATGGACAGGGAGAAATGCAGACTGGATGGCTTTCTAGCGGCGGCAAGTGGTATTATCTTGATTCAAGCGGAGCGATGCAAACAGGCTGGGTCTTCTTAGGCGGAAAATGGTACTACCTCGATAAATCAGGTGCAATGCTGACTGGCTGGTACCAGGATGGAGGCAAATGGTATTATTCCAATACCAGCGGCGTGATGCAAACTGGTTGGATCACCGATGCTGCCGGTAAAGAATGGTACCTGGAGCCAAGCGGGGTATGGATTCCCGTCTCAAGGGAACTCGAGGGCAAAAAGATCGTGCTTGACCCTGGTCATGGCGGGCGTGACAGTGGAGCGGTATCAGGAATCATTTATGAAAAGAACATTGTTCTAAGTGTAGGTCTTAAGCTAAAAGACGAATTGAGAAAACATGGTGCCAAGGTTCATATGACTCGAAGCACTGATGTTTACCTGACTCTTGGTGAGCGTGTCGTTTACTCTAATTCGATTTTGCCTGATGCGTTCGTAAGCATTCACGTGAATTCGTCTGTATATTCACAGCCAGCCGGGATGGAAACATACTACAATCCAAACGGCTACTACCCTACAGCTAGCAAGACATTGGCAACATCTATTCAAACCGAGATGATTAAAGCAACCGGTGCTGCCAACAGAGGTGTCAAAACAGCGGAATTCGCAGTATTGCGCGGAAACAAAGCACCAGCAGTACTTGTTGAGATTGGCTTCATTTCCAATGCTGCCGAACGGGACAAGCTTATCACTTCAAGCTACCAAACAAGTGTAGTCAATGGAATGTATAAAGGTTTAAGTGGGTTTTTATCTAAATAA
- the galU gene encoding UTP--glucose-1-phosphate uridylyltransferase GalU, whose amino-acid sequence MNRIRKAIIPAAGLGTRFLPATKAMPKEMLPIVDKPTIQFIVEEAIASGIEDIIIVTGKGKRSIEDHFDHALELEKNLMEKEKYELLETIQNISNMIDIHYIRQKEPLGLGHAVWCARNFIGNEPFAVLLGDDIVQSEVPCLLQLKEIYNKRLASVIGVKRVPQDETHRYGIVDPISKDERTYQIKSLIEKPAPGNAPSNLAIIGRYILTPEIFMYLEDQKKGSGNEIQLTDAIQRLNENQRVFAYEFEGKRFDVGEKKGFIETTVEFALQDPELREDLVKFMLEKLDYYHRIE is encoded by the coding sequence ATGAACCGAATAAGAAAGGCAATCATTCCCGCTGCCGGTTTGGGGACCAGATTCCTTCCAGCAACGAAGGCGATGCCGAAGGAAATGCTGCCAATTGTTGATAAGCCGACAATCCAGTTCATTGTAGAAGAAGCCATCGCATCAGGGATTGAAGACATCATCATTGTCACAGGGAAGGGAAAAAGGTCCATTGAAGATCATTTTGACCATGCCCTGGAGCTTGAAAAGAATTTGATGGAAAAAGAGAAGTATGAGTTGCTTGAAACCATCCAAAACATATCTAACATGATCGATATCCACTATATCCGTCAAAAGGAGCCACTTGGACTGGGCCACGCTGTCTGGTGCGCTCGTAATTTTATCGGTAATGAACCGTTCGCTGTCCTGCTGGGTGATGATATCGTTCAATCAGAAGTGCCCTGCCTTTTACAATTGAAGGAAATTTATAATAAACGCCTGGCATCAGTTATTGGTGTAAAGCGGGTACCGCAGGATGAAACCCATCGTTATGGGATTGTGGATCCAATCAGCAAAGATGAGCGAACATACCAGATTAAAAGTTTAATTGAAAAACCTGCTCCTGGTAATGCGCCATCCAACCTTGCGATCATCGGCCGCTACATATTGACTCCGGAAATATTCATGTACCTTGAAGACCAGAAAAAGGGCTCGGGAAATGAAATTCAGCTGACTGATGCAATTCAGAGACTGAATGAGAACCAGCGTGTCTTTGCATATGAATTTGAAGGGAAGAGGTTTGACGTAGGAGAGAAGAAGGGATTCATTGAAACTACAGTGGAATTCGCACTGCAGGATCCTGAGCTTCGTGAGGACTTGGTAAAGTTCATGCTTGAAAAACTGGACTATTATCATCGTATTGAATAA
- a CDS encoding bifunctional 2',3'-cyclic-nucleotide 2'-phosphodiesterase/3'-nucleotidase, which translates to MRRKIRREMKRRLLNGTIAAALIASTLPVTFSPAVAKAEETAAVENVLKVRLLETTDVHGNMMDYDYYKDAPTIEFGLARTAELIKEAKAEVKNSLLFDNGDLLQGNPLTDYVAKVKGLAADEVHPIYKAMNILDYDAATLGNHEFNYGLPFLHNALEEAEFPYVNANIYIEDNDQDETNDENAYRPYEILTRTFEDEAGNKHEVKIGVLGLVTPQIMQWDKGNLEGHVKTKDIVATAEKFVPEMKAAGAEIIVTLAHTGFDASAEAYTDAENAVMPLSKVEGIDAILFGHKHVVFPGTGSEFKVAGVDATKGTINGVAAVEAGNWGNNLGVIDLTLEKDAEGKWQVVDTQAAARPIFETVNKVKIPTVDGPDAEIVNAVKEAHDGTLNYVRGKIGTTTAPMYSFFARVQDDPTIQIVNNAQKWYVEKYINEKLPEYKDVPVLSAGAPFKAGRQGPSDYTNIAKGDLSIKSANDLYLYPNTLKAVELTGAQVKEWLEMSAGQFNQINPASTEEQELINYSFEPFNYDVIDGLKYEIDVTQPAKYKTDGSINDASASRIKNLTMPDGTPVDPEQKFVVVTNNYRASGGGNFPGLSGSKLVVDSADENRQVLMDYISEQGEINPSADQNWKIATPGENLKLTFKSTPDAQSVANGNVKFLDTFTDEKGTWGKYELDLTTVDVQLLGINDFHGQINITKKVSNRNAGRADYLAAYLKEREAANPENTFMLHAGDAVGASAPASALLQDEPTIEILNKIGFDLGTLGNHEFDEGVEEMMRLINGGTHEKTGDFAGANFPYVAANVVNKETGELILNPYEIKEFGGVPVGFIGVVYSDTPSIVTPSGTAGVEFTDEVDAINKYTLELKAQGVKAIVVVSHNPGQSKFDGTDATGEVVDFANKVDDEVDVIFAGHSHQYLNSVVDGKLLVQAYSSGTAFADVDLTLDVETKDFVSKKAEIVTTFQDSITPDPEIKAMVDKYEADVAPIINEVIGSAEVAMTREQNEHGESTLGNLIADAMRVEMGTDFAFMNPGGIRADLDAGEITWGELFTIQPFGNDLVKMTLTGAEIRELLNQQFNPDKVRMLQLSGLSYEWSDELEYGEKVLDIYLPSGELIDEEADYTVTVNNFMAGGGDNYTALLKGRDQFIGPTDLDGLVNYIKANGTVGVGIEDRVLKVELEDATGWVLLADENGNEYWGFIDPETGELVTSDWLKYDGDWYYFDEEGIMATGWIKVKGKWYYLSEKEDNLGALETGWQKHGNRWHYFDEDGNAKLGWFRVGGKWYYFDPSSAEMKTGWVKWSNQWYFLDAGNGDMKTGWVKTGGKWYMLGKDGAMKTGWVKSGKDWYYLNAKTGAMATGWVKDKGKWYFLDGSGAMKTGWVKTGGKWYYLFNDGSMAVNTKVGKYKVGKDGAWIQ; encoded by the coding sequence GTGAGAAGAAAGATTAGGCGAGAGATGAAGAGAAGGTTGCTAAATGGCACGATTGCTGCTGCTTTAATAGCCAGTACTCTTCCAGTAACTTTTAGTCCTGCAGTAGCGAAAGCTGAAGAAACCGCTGCTGTCGAAAATGTTCTTAAAGTGCGTCTATTAGAAACGACAGATGTCCATGGAAATATGATGGACTATGACTACTATAAAGACGCTCCAACGATTGAATTTGGTCTTGCAAGAACAGCTGAGCTCATCAAAGAAGCCAAAGCAGAAGTCAAAAACTCACTCTTGTTCGACAATGGTGACCTTCTTCAAGGGAACCCATTAACTGACTACGTCGCAAAAGTCAAAGGACTTGCAGCTGACGAAGTCCATCCTATCTATAAAGCTATGAATATTTTAGATTATGATGCTGCAACTTTAGGAAACCACGAATTCAACTACGGACTGCCATTCCTGCATAACGCATTGGAGGAAGCTGAATTTCCGTATGTAAACGCTAATATCTATATAGAAGACAATGATCAAGATGAAACAAACGATGAAAATGCATATAGGCCATACGAAATCCTTACAAGAACTTTTGAGGATGAAGCAGGCAACAAACACGAAGTCAAGATTGGTGTGTTAGGCCTTGTCACTCCGCAGATCATGCAATGGGACAAGGGCAACCTTGAAGGACATGTAAAGACGAAGGATATCGTAGCAACAGCTGAAAAATTCGTACCAGAAATGAAGGCTGCCGGTGCAGAAATCATCGTGACACTTGCTCACACTGGCTTTGACGCCAGTGCAGAAGCTTATACAGATGCAGAAAACGCTGTTATGCCATTGAGCAAGGTTGAGGGCATCGATGCGATCCTTTTCGGACACAAGCACGTTGTATTCCCAGGCACTGGTTCAGAATTCAAGGTGGCCGGCGTTGATGCAACAAAAGGAACAATCAACGGTGTCGCTGCTGTAGAAGCAGGGAACTGGGGTAACAACCTTGGTGTTATCGATTTAACTCTTGAAAAAGATGCTGAAGGCAAATGGCAGGTAGTCGACACTCAAGCTGCTGCTAGACCAATTTTTGAAACAGTAAATAAGGTAAAAATACCGACAGTTGACGGTCCAGATGCAGAAATCGTTAATGCAGTGAAAGAAGCACATGATGGAACGCTTAATTATGTACGCGGAAAAATCGGTACGACTACTGCACCAATGTACAGCTTCTTTGCGCGCGTACAGGACGACCCGACGATCCAGATTGTAAACAATGCCCAAAAATGGTATGTAGAGAAGTATATTAATGAAAAACTTCCTGAATACAAAGATGTACCAGTATTATCAGCTGGAGCTCCATTTAAGGCTGGCCGCCAGGGTCCAAGCGATTATACGAACATCGCAAAAGGTGACCTTTCAATCAAGAGTGCAAACGACCTTTACTTGTACCCTAACACATTGAAGGCTGTTGAATTGACTGGTGCACAGGTAAAGGAATGGCTTGAAATGTCTGCTGGACAGTTCAACCAAATCAACCCTGCGAGCACCGAAGAACAGGAACTGATCAACTACTCATTCGAACCGTTCAACTATGATGTAATTGACGGACTTAAATATGAAATCGATGTTACACAGCCGGCGAAGTACAAGACAGACGGATCAATCAACGATGCTTCTGCGAGCAGGATTAAGAACCTTACAATGCCAGATGGCACTCCTGTTGACCCTGAGCAGAAATTCGTCGTTGTGACAAACAACTACCGTGCAAGCGGCGGAGGAAACTTCCCTGGACTTTCTGGATCCAAGCTTGTCGTTGATTCAGCTGATGAAAATCGTCAAGTATTGATGGATTACATCTCAGAGCAAGGCGAAATCAATCCTTCAGCAGACCAGAACTGGAAGATTGCAACACCAGGGGAAAACTTGAAGCTTACTTTCAAATCTACACCTGACGCACAATCAGTCGCGAATGGCAACGTGAAATTCCTAGATACTTTTACAGATGAAAAAGGCACTTGGGGTAAATATGAGCTGGACTTGACAACTGTTGATGTCCAATTGCTTGGAATCAATGACTTCCATGGCCAAATCAATATAACCAAAAAAGTGAGCAACCGTAATGCAGGACGTGCTGACTATCTTGCAGCCTACCTGAAAGAACGTGAAGCTGCTAACCCTGAGAACACATTCATGCTTCATGCAGGTGACGCAGTAGGCGCGAGTGCTCCAGCTTCTGCATTATTACAGGACGAGCCTACAATCGAAATCCTGAACAAAATCGGTTTTGATCTTGGAACTCTTGGCAACCACGAATTTGATGAAGGCGTAGAAGAGATGATGCGTTTGATCAATGGTGGCACTCATGAGAAAACAGGTGATTTTGCCGGTGCTAATTTCCCTTATGTAGCTGCAAACGTAGTGAACAAGGAAACTGGCGAATTAATTCTTAACCCATATGAAATCAAAGAATTCGGCGGAGTGCCAGTAGGCTTCATTGGAGTTGTGTACTCTGATACTCCTAGCATCGTAACTCCAAGCGGTACAGCTGGTGTGGAATTTACTGATGAAGTGGATGCAATCAATAAGTACACTCTAGAATTAAAAGCTCAAGGTGTTAAGGCGATCGTCGTTGTTTCGCATAACCCTGGTCAATCCAAATTTGATGGCACGGATGCAACTGGCGAAGTTGTTGACTTCGCAAACAAGGTAGATGATGAAGTAGACGTGATTTTTGCTGGACACAGCCACCAATACTTGAACTCTGTCGTTGACGGAAAGCTTCTTGTCCAGGCATATTCTTCAGGAACAGCGTTCGCGGATGTAGACCTGACGCTTGATGTGGAAACAAAGGATTTTGTTTCCAAGAAGGCTGAGATTGTTACTACATTCCAAGACAGCATCACTCCAGATCCTGAAATTAAAGCAATGGTAGACAAATATGAAGCAGATGTAGCGCCAATCATTAATGAAGTAATCGGCAGTGCTGAAGTGGCGATGACACGTGAGCAAAACGAGCACGGGGAATCCACTCTAGGAAACCTGATTGCTGACGCTATGCGCGTAGAAATGGGTACTGACTTCGCGTTCATGAATCCAGGCGGAATCCGCGCGGATCTTGATGCTGGTGAAATCACATGGGGTGAATTATTCACAATTCAGCCATTCGGCAATGACCTTGTAAAGATGACGCTGACTGGTGCTGAAATTAGGGAACTGTTGAACCAGCAATTCAATCCTGACAAAGTCCGTATGCTTCAACTCTCAGGTTTGTCTTACGAATGGTCTGATGAACTTGAATATGGAGAAAAAGTTTTGGATATCTATCTCCCTAGTGGTGAATTGATTGACGAAGAAGCTGATTACACAGTTACAGTCAACAACTTTATGGCTGGCGGCGGTGACAATTACACGGCTCTCCTTAAAGGCAGAGACCAATTCATTGGGCCAACTGACCTTGACGGTCTTGTTAATTACATCAAAGCTAATGGAACTGTAGGCGTGGGAATCGAAGACAGAGTCCTTAAGGTAGAACTTGAAGATGCAACAGGCTGGGTGCTGCTTGCGGATGAAAATGGCAACGAGTACTGGGGATTCATCGATCCTGAAACTGGTGAATTGGTAACTAGTGACTGGCTGAAATACGATGGCGACTGGTACTATTTCGATGAAGAAGGTATCATGGCTACAGGCTGGATCAAGGTTAAAGGCAAATGGTACTATTTAAGTGAAAAAGAAGATAACCTTGGTGCTCTTGAAACTGGCTGGCAGAAGCATGGTAACCGCTGGCATTATTTCGATGAGGACGGCAATGCCAAGCTTGGCTGGTTCCGAGTAGGCGGCAAATGGTATTACTTCGATCCTAGTTCTGCAGAAATGAAAACTGGCTGGGTGAAGTGGAGCAACCAGTGGTACTTCCTTGATGCGGGTAATGGTGACATGAAGACTGGCTGGGTAAAAACAGGCGGAAAGTGGTATATGCTTGGAAAAGATGGCGCCATGAAAACTGGATGGGTAAAATCCGGTAAAGACTGGTACTACCTGAATGCCAAGACTGGCGCAATGGCAACTGGCTGGGTTAAGGATAAAGGAAAGTGGTACTTCCTTGATGGCAGCGGTGCAATGAAGACCGGCTGGGTAAAAACAGGCGGCAAATGGTACTATCTGTTCAATGATGGAAGCATGGCAGTCAATACCAAGGTTGGAAAATACAAAGTTGGTAAAGACGGAGCATGGATTCAATAA
- a CDS encoding 5-bromo-4-chloroindolyl phosphate hydrolysis family protein, which translates to MNPFVSFIIRTAVALPSSILFWLLSFAGFDQTFLISSLIAIAGGGIVYGITGAYLKNRFLKRHGLTYKEYKYIKKNLDDANTKIKRLQKALFTIKHIRSLKQRIELLRMTKNIQRLTRREPRRFYQAEKFYFSHLDSVLELSERYAFLSSQSKANRELEFSLRDTQETLEDLTKVVEKDLYEVLSNDINHLNFEIDVAKNSIKKYKELPDESRRLK; encoded by the coding sequence ATGAATCCATTCGTTTCATTTATAATACGAACTGCAGTGGCATTGCCGTCGTCCATTCTATTTTGGCTGTTGAGTTTTGCTGGATTTGATCAGACATTCCTTATATCGTCACTCATCGCGATTGCCGGAGGAGGTATCGTTTATGGGATAACGGGTGCCTATTTAAAGAACAGGTTTCTTAAAAGGCATGGCTTAACGTATAAGGAATACAAATATATAAAGAAAAACCTTGATGATGCGAATACGAAGATCAAACGTTTGCAAAAGGCGCTTTTTACAATAAAGCATATCAGGTCATTAAAGCAGCGAATTGAGCTTCTGAGGATGACGAAAAATATTCAACGGCTGACGAGAAGGGAACCAAGAAGGTTTTACCAGGCTGAGAAGTTCTATTTTTCACATCTAGATTCCGTACTTGAGCTTTCTGAAAGATATGCCTTCCTATCATCCCAATCGAAGGCGAATCGAGAACTCGAATTCTCTCTTCGGGATACACAGGAAACACTGGAAGATTTGACAAAGGTTGTTGAGAAGGACTTGTATGAAGTACTGTCGAATGATATTAATCATCTGAACTTTGAAATTGATGTCGCGAAGAACTCCATCAAAAAGTATAAGGAGCTTCCGGATGAGAGCAGGAGGTTAAAGTAA